A single Acropora palmata chromosome 5, jaAcrPala1.3, whole genome shotgun sequence DNA region contains:
- the LOC141882544 gene encoding uncharacterized protein LOC141882544: MASKSVVLFCCLAILAVVQVQSLGSLYGRLFKDEPRELCQSKRSQDPASTDLDPFERVLMAVTSDREKNKRQSPCYENPQYSGYCTTFSSFCEQETWSSFRTAANRDMFLQICCCQTSK; this comes from the exons ATGGCGTCGAAGTCAGTGGTGCTGTTTTGCTGCCTTGCAATCCTTGCTGTTGTCCAGGTTCAAAGCCTAGGTTCACTTTACGGCCGACTCTTCAAAGACGAACCCAGAG AGTTGTGTCAGAGTAAAAGAAGCCAGGACCCTGCATCAACCG atttggATCCATTTGAGCGGGTGTTGATGG CGGTGACATCTGATCGTGAGAAAAACAAGAGGCAAAGTCCCTGCTACGAAAATCCTCAATACAGCGGATACTGTACAACTTTTTCAAGCTTCTGCGAGCAAGAAACGTGGTCCAGCTTCCGCACTGCTGCAAATCGTGATATGTTTTTGCAGATATGCTGTTGCCAAACATCCAAATAA
- the LOC141882545 gene encoding uncharacterized protein LOC141882545 isoform X2 has protein sequence MAGDLNSRKITILLDESKVEELSGWLTVNNGEIVRVDKPRKKNSTPGSQLHLQNEENRSRSRHKDHICKREKENKRRKKNGKEKNICRFKNVVKVK, from the exons atggcgggcgatttgaattcaagaaag attactattttattggaCGAATCAAAGGTCGAGGAGCTTAGCGGTTGGCTTACCGTGAACAACGGGGAGATCGTTCGCGTGGACAAACCacgcaagaaaaattcaacgccag GCAGTCAACTCCATTTacagaatgaagaaaatagaagcagaagtcgacacaag GATCACATttgtaaaagagaaaaagagaacaaaagaagaaagaaaaacggaaaggaaaaaaacatttgccGATTTAAGAATGTGGTTAAGGTGAAATAA
- the LOC141882545 gene encoding uncharacterized protein LOC141882545 isoform X1: MAGDLNSRKITILLDESKVEELSGWLTVNNGEIVRVDKPRKKNSTPGSQLHLQNEENRSRSRHKVEGFFCRCTIFRLAKPAFFRYNENFTLVRDFYVAYFVISEISKNN; this comes from the exons atggcgggcgatttgaattcaagaaag attactattttattggaCGAATCAAAGGTCGAGGAGCTTAGCGGTTGGCTTACCGTGAACAACGGGGAGATCGTTCGCGTGGACAAACCacgcaagaaaaattcaacgccag GCAGTCAACTCCATTTacagaatgaagaaaatagaagcagaagtcgacacaaggtagaaggatttttttgtaggtgtactatatttcggctggccaaaccagccttcttcaggtacaatgagaattttacattggtacgtgatttttatgttgcatattttgtaatatcggaaataagtaaaaataattga